Proteins encoded by one window of Candidatus Sumerlaea chitinivorans:
- a CDS encoding RNA binding methyltransferase FtsJ like has product MQESRDGQGDTAAAKGKTRLDVLLVQRGLAESREQAQRLILAGAVSVAGMGNLKPGLKVPSDAQVTVVAGERYVSRGGLKLEAALVGFQIGVEGRVCADVGASTGGFTDCLLQHGARLVYAVDVGASRLHERLRRDPRVVIVDHTNAREIHRLQLPEKPTLAAVDLSFISIRKVLDSIWQWLEVGAEVVALVKPQFEATRAEASRGKGIIRDPKIHARILREVLDYAQTHGWQVRGLMPSPIHGGSGNREYLCWLVRGNEFGAPQAVGIDIDAVVEQAFNTTCES; this is encoded by the coding sequence ATGCAAGAATCTCGCGATGGGCAAGGGGATACTGCCGCGGCCAAAGGCAAGACACGATTGGATGTCCTGTTGGTTCAGCGGGGACTCGCCGAAAGCCGGGAACAGGCACAGCGTCTGATTTTGGCGGGAGCGGTCTCCGTGGCTGGCATGGGTAACCTCAAACCCGGGTTGAAGGTACCTTCGGACGCTCAGGTAACGGTGGTGGCCGGCGAGCGTTACGTGAGCCGAGGAGGGCTGAAACTGGAAGCCGCACTGGTTGGGTTCCAGATCGGCGTAGAGGGGCGGGTCTGTGCGGACGTTGGTGCCTCTACGGGTGGCTTTACGGATTGCCTGCTGCAGCACGGAGCGCGGCTTGTGTACGCCGTGGATGTGGGAGCGAGTCGGCTTCACGAACGCCTTCGCCGCGATCCACGAGTGGTGATTGTGGACCACACGAATGCTCGAGAAATCCACCGATTGCAACTACCCGAAAAACCCACGCTGGCCGCGGTCGATCTCTCCTTCATTTCCATCCGTAAAGTGTTGGACAGCATCTGGCAGTGGCTTGAAGTCGGCGCCGAGGTGGTGGCTCTTGTGAAACCACAGTTTGAAGCAACCCGGGCAGAGGCAAGCCGGGGCAAAGGGATTATTCGCGATCCCAAGATCCACGCACGGATCCTACGCGAGGTCTTAGACTATGCCCAAACCCATGGGTGGCAAGTGCGTGGACTGATGCCCTCGCCGATCCACGGCGGGTCCGGAAATCGAGAGTACCTGTGTTGGCTCGTCCGTGGGAATGAATTCGGCGCACCACAGGCTGTGGGCATTGATATTGACGCTGTCGTAGAACAAGCTTTCAACACAACTTGCGAATCATGA
- a CDS encoding NAD kinase produces the protein MKKVAVIAHLHKAEALAALKDIREWASAHGVEVVSNLREAEGEEGRIGAEDDAIVRERFAGADVAVTLGGDGTLLYAAHLVAPLGIPVLAVHLGNLGFHTQVECSRLRQSLDEIAQGRYRTEPRMMLEADVAILPGAKQEFPEGPRLALNDVVVSKTAWGRMIHVRIHVDGEPASDLYADGLLVSTPTGSSAYNYAAGGPVLEPHLDAIVLNAICPHRMHFGPVVLGPEHKIEVEFHPRKPSEEAQILVDGRLWCSVTHEHSLKISRAPVYLRLIVLENAFFRKLRQKLSWGGLI, from the coding sequence ATGAAAAAGGTTGCGGTGATCGCCCATCTTCATAAGGCCGAGGCACTGGCGGCGCTTAAGGACATTCGAGAATGGGCGTCCGCGCATGGGGTGGAGGTGGTGAGCAATTTGCGTGAGGCGGAGGGGGAGGAAGGACGGATCGGGGCGGAGGATGACGCCATTGTGCGCGAACGCTTCGCTGGCGCTGATGTGGCTGTCACCCTTGGCGGGGATGGGACGCTTCTGTACGCGGCTCATCTGGTCGCGCCGCTCGGTATCCCAGTTCTGGCGGTGCACCTTGGAAACCTTGGTTTCCACACCCAGGTGGAATGCTCGCGGCTTCGCCAGTCGCTCGACGAAATCGCTCAAGGACGTTACCGTACGGAGCCGCGGATGATGTTGGAGGCGGACGTGGCGATATTGCCGGGCGCCAAGCAGGAATTCCCAGAGGGCCCGCGGCTGGCTCTCAACGACGTGGTAGTGTCCAAGACAGCGTGGGGTCGAATGATTCATGTCCGAATCCATGTGGACGGCGAGCCAGCGAGCGATCTCTATGCCGACGGCCTACTCGTTTCTACTCCAACCGGGTCTTCGGCCTATAATTATGCTGCAGGCGGGCCGGTGTTGGAGCCGCACTTGGACGCCATCGTGTTGAACGCCATTTGCCCGCATCGCATGCACTTCGGTCCGGTGGTCTTGGGGCCAGAGCACAAAATCGAAGTTGAGTTTCACCCGCGTAAGCCAAGCGAGGAGGCACAGATACTCGTGGACGGTCGCCTGTGGTGCAGCGTAACGCACGAGCATAGCCTAAAGATTTCTCGCGCCCCAGTGTACCTTCGCTTGATCGTGCTTGAGAACGCATTTTTCCGTAAGCTGCGACAAAAACTGTCGTGGGGAGGTCTGATCTGA